From the genome of Halobacterium sp. R2-5:
GGAGATCTCCCAGGAGCACGGCTTCGGGCTGCCGCTCGTGGAGATGGACTTCGAGTTCCAGAACCCCGTGGAGGCCGGCGACGAGGTCACCATCGAGCTCACGCCGGACGTCGGCGGGCGGAGCGTTCGCTTCGAGTACGAGGCGCGCTGCGACGGCGAGGTGGCGTTCTCGGGGTACGAGCAGCGCGTCTGCGCGCACCACGGCGGCGGCGGGTCGATGGAGATTCCCGACGACCTCCGCGAGGCCTTCGAGGAGTACGCCGACGACTGAGCAGGCGCCTCCGCGGACGGTACGCTTTTGCTGTTCGCCGCGCGACCTAGTGGCATGGCCGAGTTCACGAACCCCTACGCGGAGGCCGACCCGTTCGTCGAAGCGCACTTCGACTGCCTGAACTGCGGCGGGAAGCTCTGGGAGTACGCTATCCAGGGCGCGATGGTCTGCGAGGACTGCCGCGCGCTGTTCCGCTCGAAGGACGTCTTCGCCGACCAGGTCGCCGAAGCCTAACACGTTCGCGTCCGCTGCTGGACCGCTCCAGTAGACTTATGATAATTCTGTGCTAATGTAACACCATGGCAACGCAAGATACAGAGGACCTCCTAGAGATGAGTGCCGACACCAGGAGCCTCCTCGACGAGAACGACCTGGTGCCGCTGTGGGAGGTCGAGGACGACATGGGCAACCTCCTCGACGACATCGGCGCGAACATCTGGAGGTGGGAAGACATCCAGGCCGCCATCGACGGCATCGAAGAGGACGTCCCCATCAACGACCTGCCGCCGGGCTTCCAGCGACGGGTCGCCGTCCCGCTGAACGCCCCGCACGCGATCTCGAACACCATCTACGTGGGCGTCCAGACGGTCTCCCCGGGCGAGACCGCGCCCGCGCACCGGCACGCGTCCAGCGCGCTCCGGTTCACCATCGACGGCCACGAGGACATGAAGACGGTCGTGGCGGGCGAGGAGTTCCCGATGCACGACCAGGACCTCATCACCACCCCGCAGTGGGAGTGGCACGACCACGTCAACGACGGCGACGAGACGGCGACGTGGCTGGACGTCCTCGACCTGCCGCTGTTCCTCGACACGCTGAACAACAGCCACGTCTTCGAGAACCACGAGCTGGAGCGCCAGCCGGTGACGAAGTCCCAGGGGTACTGGGCGTCCCAGTACGGCCGCGGCCGGCCGTCGAACGACGACGGCGACGACTCGATTCCCGGGCCGTTCGAGGGGAACGTGGCGGCGACGCCGCCGTTCCGCTTCGGTTGGGACGAGATGCTGGAGGCGCTCCGCCAGCGCGCCGAGAACGACGACCCGGACCCGAACGACGGCTACAGCCTCGAGTACGTCAACCCGGCGACCGGCGAGCCGCCGGTGACGCCGACGATGTCGTTCC
Proteins encoded in this window:
- a CDS encoding thioesterase family protein; its protein translation is MAGYERTWTVRFSDTDPFGIAHYPRIVDALHETSDMFMQELGFPFWEISQEHGFGLPLVEMDFEFQNPVEAGDEVTIELTPDVGGRSVRFEYEARCDGEVAFSGYEQRVCAHHGGGGSMEIPDDLREAFEEYADD
- a CDS encoding cupin domain-containing protein gives rise to the protein MATQDTEDLLEMSADTRSLLDENDLVPLWEVEDDMGNLLDDIGANIWRWEDIQAAIDGIEEDVPINDLPPGFQRRVAVPLNAPHAISNTIYVGVQTVSPGETAPAHRHASSALRFTIDGHEDMKTVVAGEEFPMHDQDLITTPQWEWHDHVNDGDETATWLDVLDLPLFLDTLNNSHVFENHELERQPVTKSQGYWASQYGRGRPSNDDGDDSIPGPFEGNVAATPPFRFGWDEMLEALRQRAENDDPDPNDGYSLEYVNPATGEPPVTPTMSFRAQLLQEATDDHFHNSTEVYFVIEGEGVTHVGDEALEWGEKDIFVVPPDEIHHHEPDDEEAILLGITDEPVLRSLNFYAEAEPSS